A genomic segment from Bosea sp. OAE506 encodes:
- a CDS encoding ABC transporter substrate-binding protein, whose product MTSSIMNRPNRRHLLQLAGGVAAGAVVGPALIGQARAATQIIVADPGGPFGPAFRKAFYDPFEKATGNKVVNVAREAEPTAQFKAMVETKSYTWDVCTLTLSARDILAGQGLLDPIGFTHADVPKLMPEAISPLYMGTDVYSSVFAYRTDRVKTAPASWADFFNVEKFPGRRALRKNPIDTLEQALLADGVPLDKLYPLDVDRAFKVLDKIKPHVAVWWTGGAQSTQLLQSGEVDMLPGWNARLQAAIDGGTPAKIVWNQGLYSIEGWGLPKGGPKADVARQFVRFCSDPKAQALFTEILAYGPTNLDAYQTIPAERAKVLPTSPENLKQMAIADEAWWSANRAKVSERFNSWLLT is encoded by the coding sequence ATGACCAGCAGCATCATGAACAGGCCTAACCGGCGCCACCTCCTGCAATTGGCCGGTGGCGTCGCCGCCGGCGCGGTGGTCGGGCCGGCCCTGATCGGACAGGCCCGCGCCGCGACGCAGATCATCGTGGCCGATCCCGGTGGGCCCTTCGGTCCGGCCTTCCGCAAGGCCTTCTACGACCCCTTCGAGAAGGCGACCGGCAACAAGGTCGTCAACGTCGCCCGCGAGGCCGAGCCGACCGCCCAGTTCAAGGCGATGGTCGAGACGAAGTCCTATACCTGGGATGTCTGCACGCTGACGCTCTCGGCGCGCGACATTCTGGCCGGCCAGGGTCTGCTCGATCCAATCGGCTTCACCCATGCCGACGTGCCCAAGCTGATGCCGGAGGCGATCTCGCCGCTCTACATGGGCACGGACGTCTATTCGAGCGTCTTCGCCTACCGCACCGACCGGGTGAAGACCGCGCCGGCGAGCTGGGCCGACTTCTTCAATGTCGAGAAGTTCCCGGGCCGCCGCGCGCTGCGCAAGAACCCGATCGACACGCTCGAGCAGGCGCTGCTCGCCGACGGCGTGCCGCTCGACAAGCTCTATCCGCTCGATGTCGATCGTGCCTTCAAGGTCCTCGACAAGATCAAGCCGCATGTCGCGGTCTGGTGGACCGGCGGCGCCCAGTCGACGCAGCTGCTGCAGAGCGGTGAGGTCGACATGCTGCCGGGCTGGAATGCCCGCCTGCAGGCGGCGATCGATGGCGGCACGCCGGCCAAGATCGTCTGGAATCAGGGCCTCTACTCGATCGAGGGCTGGGGCCTGCCCAAGGGCGGCCCGAAGGCCGACGTCGCGCGCCAGTTCGTGCGCTTCTGCTCGGATCCGAAGGCCCAGGCGCTGTTCACCGAGATCCTGGCCTATGGCCCGACCAATCTCGACGCCTACCAGACGATTCCCGCCGAGCGCGCCAAGGTTCTGCCGACCTCTCCGGAAAACCTGAAGCAGATGGCCATCGCGGACGAAGCGTGGTGGAGCGCCAATCGCGCCAAGGTCTCGGAGCGCTTCAACTCCTGGCTCCTGACCTGA
- a CDS encoding xanthine dehydrogenase family protein subunit M, whose protein sequence is MKPAPLAYARASDLGHALALWREAGPDARLIAGGQSLVAGLNLRLADVPALIDISRIESLCGLGCEGGTLRIGALTTHAEIGRSEPVARHAPLLTEAAPLIAHPAIRTRGTLGGSLAYADPAAEWPACMLALDAVIVVQSETGERRIPAADFFLGLFETALQPFEILVAVEIPVIAAGRRQAIRELARRSGDYAMAGLAAAGTPSDGGLRDVTLAYFGLGSTAILAAGAMRILDQGGDLEDACAALDDDLDPADDLQASATMKRHLAKVLLRRVVAALSPVMSTA, encoded by the coding sequence ATGAAGCCCGCCCCGCTCGCCTATGCGCGCGCGTCGGATCTCGGCCATGCGCTGGCGCTTTGGCGCGAGGCCGGCCCGGATGCCCGGCTGATCGCTGGCGGACAGAGCCTTGTCGCCGGCCTCAATCTGCGTCTGGCCGACGTCCCTGCGTTGATCGACATCAGCCGCATCGAATCGCTGTGCGGTCTTGGCTGCGAGGGCGGCACGCTGCGCATCGGTGCGCTGACGACCCATGCGGAAATCGGGCGGTCCGAGCCTGTGGCGCGGCACGCGCCGCTGCTGACGGAGGCCGCACCGCTGATCGCCCACCCCGCGATCCGCACCCGCGGCACGCTCGGCGGCTCGCTTGCCTATGCCGATCCGGCTGCGGAGTGGCCGGCCTGCATGCTGGCGCTCGATGCCGTGATCGTGGTCCAATCCGAGACGGGCGAGCGCCGTATCCCGGCCGCGGACTTCTTTCTCGGCCTGTTCGAAACGGCGCTGCAGCCCTTCGAGATTCTCGTGGCCGTCGAGATACCCGTCATCGCCGCCGGCAGGCGACAGGCGATCCGCGAACTGGCGCGTCGCAGCGGGGATTATGCGATGGCCGGCCTGGCCGCGGCGGGGACGCCTTCGGATGGCGGGCTTCGTGACGTGACGCTCGCCTATTTCGGCCTCGGTTCGACGGCGATCCTTGCCGCGGGCGCGATGCGGATCCTCGATCAGGGCGGCGACCTCGAAGACGCCTGCGCGGCGCTCGACGACGATCTCGACCCGGCGGACGATCTCCAGGCGAGCGCAACGATGAAGCGGCACCTGGCCAAGGTGCTGCTGCGTCGGGTCGTGGCCGCGCTGTCGCCCGTCATGTCGACAGCCTGA
- a CDS encoding (2Fe-2S)-binding protein has product MTTAFSESVGIALRVNGEPVSARVEARRHLIDFLRLDLGLTGAHAGCEHGVCGACTVQVDGLIVRGCLMLAVQADGCDVWTIEGQSDTGAIRDLQDAFIARNALQCGFCTPGMLAACADLLAHDPAPSRAVIREHISGNYCRCTGYEAIVDAVEQVAARRGASPRAAE; this is encoded by the coding sequence ATGACCACGGCATTTTCTGAGTCGGTCGGGATCGCCTTGCGCGTCAATGGCGAGCCGGTCTCGGCACGGGTCGAGGCAAGGCGGCATCTGATCGATTTCCTGCGGCTGGATCTCGGGCTGACCGGCGCTCATGCCGGCTGCGAGCACGGCGTCTGCGGGGCCTGCACGGTCCAGGTCGACGGGCTGATCGTCCGCGGTTGCTTGATGCTGGCGGTTCAGGCCGATGGCTGCGATGTCTGGACGATCGAGGGACAGTCGGACACCGGCGCGATCCGGGATCTGCAGGATGCGTTCATTGCCCGCAACGCCCTGCAATGCGGCTTCTGTACGCCCGGCATGCTGGCGGCCTGCGCCGATCTGCTGGCGCATGACCCGGCGCCGAGCCGCGCGGTGATCCGCGAGCACATCTCCGGAAACTACTGCCGCTGCACGGGCTATGAGGCGATCGTCGACGCGGTCGAGCAGGTTGCGGCCCGGCGCGGTGCGTCCCCGAGGGCTGCGGAATGA
- a CDS encoding (2Fe-2S)-binding protein: protein MSSDGAQFMRVATRRGAAIALEFDGLPLAATEGDSILAVLLTHGLILRRHEFGSEPRAGFCLMGACQDCWVWSSHGGRLRACTTPVADGMILASQPPAARHE, encoded by the coding sequence ATGAGCTCTGACGGCGCCCAGTTTATGCGCGTCGCCACGCGTCGCGGGGCCGCGATCGCTCTGGAATTTGACGGCCTGCCCCTGGCCGCAACGGAGGGTGACAGCATCCTGGCCGTCCTGCTGACCCACGGCCTGATCCTGCGCCGCCACGAGTTCGGGAGCGAGCCGCGGGCGGGCTTCTGCCTGATGGGCGCCTGCCAGGATTGCTGGGTCTGGAGCAGCCATGGCGGACGCTTGCGCGCCTGCACGACGCCGGTCGCCGACGGCATGATCCTCGCCAGCCAGCCGCCGGCCGCTCGCCATGAGTAG
- a CDS encoding TetR/AcrR family transcriptional regulator encodes MPGPELRPPQPKRRLKPAERRSQIVDAAVAFFAEVGLEGRTRDLSARLGIGQSLLYKYFESKEALIEAVFERVYLDRLRPEWRDWLCDRTVPLRTRMLRFYTAYTEAIFTYEWMRIFMFSGLAKAKLNARYLAHLHAAFLEPMRLEIAAASDAHAAVEMEDIWNLHGGIVYIGIRRFVYQTPTPPDVGPAIERAIDRFLSDVVSVTGPSHPR; translated from the coding sequence ATGCCTGGCCCTGAACTGCGTCCTCCCCAACCCAAGCGCCGGCTGAAGCCAGCCGAGCGCCGCTCGCAGATCGTCGATGCGGCCGTCGCGTTTTTCGCCGAGGTCGGGCTCGAAGGCCGCACGCGCGATCTGTCGGCACGGCTCGGGATCGGTCAGTCGCTGCTGTACAAGTATTTCGAGAGCAAGGAGGCGCTGATCGAGGCGGTGTTCGAGCGCGTCTATCTCGACCGCCTGCGTCCGGAATGGCGCGATTGGCTATGCGACCGCACGGTGCCTCTTCGCACGCGGATGCTGCGCTTCTACACGGCCTATACGGAAGCGATCTTCACCTATGAATGGATGCGGATCTTCATGTTCTCCGGGCTCGCGAAGGCGAAGCTGAATGCGCGCTACCTCGCGCATCTCCATGCCGCCTTCCTCGAACCGATGCGGCTGGAGATTGCGGCGGCATCCGACGCGCATGCGGCCGTGGAGATGGAGGATATCTGGAACCTCCATGGCGGCATCGTCTATATCGGAATTCGTCGCTTCGTTTATCAGACACCCACCCCGCCCGATGTCGGGCCGGCGATCGAACGCGCCATCGACCGCTTTCTGTCCGATGTCGTCAGCGTGACCGGTCCAAGTCACCCCCGATGA
- a CDS encoding IclR family transcriptional regulator C-terminal domain-containing protein, with protein MSEMSERSGASLKSERLVRGKGDQGGRSSALMVNSVEKAFRVLSAFGRQHQTLNLSQVAAETGMDLSAAQRFTHTLTQLGYLHKDAETRRFELTAKTLDLGYHFIRSSRLVDRAMPYLMHLSKETEETVNLTMREGTEIIFVSRFLSRHVLNTDVIIGTRMPAYCTAPGIAMLSRLSEDEAMAVIDASDLKAYTPSTTWQSDALREKIRQAAAQGFATAFEEVYLGDASIAAPILDHRGRPEGAVNVAASCSRYSREEVVARFSSLIIAAAHAISRV; from the coding sequence ATGTCCGAGATGAGCGAGCGCAGCGGCGCCAGCCTCAAAAGCGAACGGCTGGTGCGCGGCAAAGGCGACCAGGGCGGCCGATCCAGCGCGTTGATGGTCAACTCGGTGGAGAAGGCTTTCCGCGTGCTCTCGGCCTTCGGCCGCCAGCATCAGACGCTCAATCTCTCCCAGGTCGCCGCGGAAACAGGGATGGATCTCAGCGCTGCCCAGCGTTTCACCCATACGCTGACGCAGCTCGGCTACCTCCACAAGGACGCCGAGACCCGGCGATTCGAGCTCACGGCCAAGACGCTCGATCTCGGCTATCATTTCATCCGCAGCAGCCGCCTGGTCGACCGGGCGATGCCCTATTTGATGCATCTCAGCAAGGAGACCGAGGAAACCGTCAATCTGACGATGCGGGAGGGCACGGAGATAATCTTCGTCTCGCGTTTCCTCAGCCGGCACGTCCTCAACACCGACGTCATCATCGGCACGCGCATGCCGGCCTATTGCACCGCGCCCGGCATCGCGATGCTGTCGCGCCTGTCGGAGGACGAGGCGATGGCGGTGATCGACGCCTCCGACCTCAAGGCCTACACGCCGTCCACGACCTGGCAGAGCGATGCGCTCCGCGAAAAGATTCGTCAGGCGGCCGCGCAGGGGTTCGCCACCGCCTTCGAGGAGGTCTATCTCGGGGACGCCTCGATCGCGGCGCCAATCCTCGACCATCGCGGCCGTCCCGAAGGGGCGGTCAATGTTGCGGCCTCCTGCTCGCGCTACAGCCGCGAGGAGGTCGTCGCCCGCTTCTCATCGCTGATCATCGCCGCCGCCCACGCGATCTCGCGGGTCTGA
- a CDS encoding NAD(P)/FAD-dependent oxidoreductase → MSSIVIVGAGPAGIAAAELLCSHGHRPVVIDEGERSGGQGYRRPSPDLALDMHALMGSEAGRYEALHRRFAALAEHIDYRPRTLVWAIEGRTLHLLHDGQAETIEADRLLLATGAMDRVAPLPGWTLPGVFTLGGAQVALKDQGCLIGRRVAFLGSSPLLLLAAKQYRQMGGTVAVVADTTGLVAKARALPGLLASPRTLLRGLGGMAGALRAGTPLLHGVTPIAIEGDGHVQSLRLRDSAGRERRFTCDAVALGYGLKPETQLADLAGARFAYDEAFRLFLPETDAFGRARPGLYLAGDGASIGGADAAEASGALAAHAILADLGGPPAAAAIRTLSRKLARLRGFQRSLARAFAWPVSQIRALPDDTVLCRCESVTIGAVRAAMAQALGPVEVNRVKAMTRCGMGRCQGRVCGPALQEIVAGASGQDGAGAGRLRGQAPVKPIALSAAGESTP, encoded by the coding sequence ATGAGTAGCATCGTCATCGTCGGGGCCGGGCCGGCCGGTATCGCGGCGGCCGAGCTGCTCTGCAGCCACGGACACCGGCCCGTCGTGATCGACGAGGGTGAGCGCTCAGGCGGCCAGGGCTATCGCCGCCCCTCACCCGATCTCGCGCTCGACATGCACGCTCTGATGGGCAGCGAGGCGGGCCGCTACGAGGCGCTGCACCGCCGCTTCGCCGCCCTGGCGGAGCACATCGACTACCGCCCGCGCACGCTGGTCTGGGCGATCGAGGGGCGCACGCTCCATCTCCTGCATGACGGGCAGGCGGAGACGATCGAGGCCGATAGGCTGCTGCTGGCGACAGGAGCCATGGACCGGGTGGCACCATTGCCCGGATGGACCCTGCCGGGCGTCTTCACCCTGGGCGGGGCCCAGGTCGCGCTCAAGGATCAGGGCTGCCTGATCGGTCGACGCGTCGCCTTCCTCGGCTCCTCTCCCCTGCTCCTGCTTGCAGCCAAGCAGTATCGGCAGATGGGCGGCACGGTCGCCGTCGTCGCCGACACGACGGGCCTCGTCGCCAAGGCGCGGGCGCTGCCCGGACTTCTCGCCTCGCCGCGCACGCTGCTGCGCGGGCTCGGCGGCATGGCTGGCGCGCTGCGCGCCGGCACGCCGCTCCTCCATGGCGTCACCCCGATCGCGATCGAAGGCGACGGCCATGTCCAGTCCCTGCGGCTGCGCGATTCGGCGGGCCGCGAACGCCGTTTCACCTGCGACGCCGTCGCGCTGGGATACGGCCTCAAGCCCGAAACCCAGCTCGCCGATCTGGCGGGAGCCCGCTTCGCCTATGACGAGGCGTTCCGGCTCTTCCTGCCGGAGACCGATGCCTTCGGCCGGGCGCGCCCCGGCCTCTATCTCGCCGGGGACGGCGCCAGCATCGGCGGGGCCGACGCGGCCGAGGCCAGCGGCGCCCTCGCCGCCCATGCGATCCTGGCCGATCTCGGTGGGCCACCCGCTGCGGCGGCGATCCGGACGCTGTCGCGCAAGCTGGCCAGGCTGCGCGGCTTCCAGCGCAGCTTGGCGCGGGCCTTTGCTTGGCCGGTTTCACAGATCCGGGCCCTGCCCGACGACACGGTGCTGTGTCGCTGCGAATCCGTCACCATCGGCGCGGTGCGCGCCGCCATGGCGCAGGCGCTCGGCCCGGTCGAGGTCAACCGCGTCAAGGCGATGACGCGCTGCGGCATGGGACGCTGCCAGGGCCGCGTCTGCGGGCCGGCCCTCCAGGAAATCGTCGCCGGAGCGTCCGGCCAGGATGGGGCTGGCGCCGGCCGCCTGCGCGGTCAGGCGCCGGTCAAGCCGATCGCCCTCTCCGCAGCCGGGGAGTCGACGCCATGA
- a CDS encoding FAD-dependent oxidoreductase: MSRASADVAIIGGGLIGVWTAFFLARRGQSVTLFEKGVVGAQSSGTNFGNLRLQGRFLGQYPLSLRSHALWEDFEALIGEDCEFAQTGHLYCAFDADEAARLEAYAQVSESHGLAIERLVPPDLRRRFPWLSGRAIAATFCARDATANPRLATPAVARAAQRQGVEIRENAHVTAVNRQGDGFRITTADGRELSCAALVNAAGAWAVQSAECFGETAPVFAAGPPQFVTEPLPPLFTPSLQTIDGSVIARQTERGNVILAGYPRTAADAAGNRAPVPPAKTLAAMRALAGLVPSLAQAHVIRVWSGIEGYLPDMIPVIGRSDTTPGLFHAFGFCGHGFQIGPGVGLCLSELIVDGATPTPLDPFSIARFRTPAAVSEKFLKEFDRHGDMAIERPAHANQAIARS, translated from the coding sequence ATGAGCCGCGCGAGCGCCGACGTCGCGATCATCGGCGGCGGTCTGATCGGTGTCTGGACGGCCTTTTTCCTGGCGCGACGCGGCCAGAGCGTGACGCTGTTCGAAAAGGGCGTGGTCGGCGCTCAGTCCAGCGGCACGAATTTCGGTAATCTGCGGCTGCAGGGCCGCTTTCTCGGCCAGTATCCCCTGTCGTTGCGCTCGCATGCGCTGTGGGAGGATTTCGAGGCATTGATCGGCGAGGACTGCGAATTCGCGCAGACCGGACATCTCTATTGTGCCTTCGACGCCGACGAGGCCGCGCGGCTCGAAGCCTACGCGCAGGTTTCCGAATCGCACGGCCTGGCGATCGAGCGGCTCGTCCCGCCCGATCTGCGCCGGCGCTTCCCCTGGCTAAGCGGCCGGGCGATCGCCGCGACCTTCTGCGCGCGCGACGCGACCGCCAACCCGCGGCTGGCCACGCCGGCCGTGGCGCGTGCGGCGCAGCGGCAGGGCGTGGAGATCCGCGAGAACGCTCACGTCACAGCCGTCAACCGGCAAGGCGATGGCTTCAGGATCACCACGGCAGACGGGCGCGAGCTGAGTTGCGCGGCGCTCGTGAATGCGGCCGGCGCCTGGGCCGTCCAGAGTGCGGAATGCTTCGGAGAGACCGCGCCGGTCTTCGCGGCAGGGCCGCCGCAATTCGTGACCGAGCCCCTGCCCCCGCTGTTCACGCCCTCGCTCCAGACGATCGACGGCTCCGTCATCGCCCGCCAGACCGAGCGCGGCAATGTCATCCTCGCAGGCTATCCACGCACGGCGGCCGATGCCGCGGGAAACCGCGCGCCGGTGCCGCCAGCCAAGACGCTGGCAGCCATGCGTGCGCTCGCGGGACTCGTGCCGTCCCTCGCGCAGGCGCATGTGATCCGCGTCTGGTCCGGCATCGAGGGCTATCTGCCCGACATGATCCCGGTGATCGGGAGGAGCGACACCACGCCAGGCCTGTTCCACGCCTTCGGCTTCTGCGGCCATGGCTTCCAGATCGGCCCCGGCGTCGGCCTGTGCCTCAGCGAATTGATCGTCGACGGCGCGACGCCGACCCCGCTGGACCCGTTCTCGATTGCAAGATTCCGCACGCCCGCGGCGGTCAGCGAAAAGTTCCTCAAGGAGTTTGATCGCCACGGCGACATGGCGATCGAGCGACCCGCTCACGCCAACCAAGCGATCGCCCGCAGCTAG
- a CDS encoding enoyl-CoA hydratase/isomerase family protein — MKDFILSEVRGPVGILTLNRPDKLNAWNAPMRARLVEALDELEADSAVRAIILTGAGDRAFGAGQDLNETKTFDPDRAELWIGEWERMYDRIRSLSKPIVAALNGVAAGSAFQVSLLCDLRVGHPGVTMGQPEINSGIASTTGPWIMRELIGLGRTIDLTLTGRMMDAEECFRIGVINRLVPQEQVMAAALELATELAGKPPVAMRLNRARFREVTEAGFRDCLAAGIRNQREAYATGEPARMMEEFLAKRAAKKSA; from the coding sequence ATGAAGGACTTCATCCTCAGCGAGGTGCGCGGGCCTGTCGGCATTCTGACCCTGAACCGCCCCGACAAGCTGAACGCATGGAACGCGCCGATGCGGGCCCGCCTCGTGGAGGCGCTGGACGAGCTGGAGGCGGACTCTGCCGTGCGCGCCATCATCCTCACCGGTGCAGGCGACCGCGCCTTCGGCGCCGGGCAGGATCTCAACGAGACCAAGACCTTCGACCCCGACCGGGCCGAGCTGTGGATCGGCGAGTGGGAGCGCATGTATGACCGGATCCGCTCGCTCTCGAAGCCAATCGTGGCCGCGCTCAACGGCGTCGCGGCCGGGTCGGCTTTCCAGGTGTCGCTGCTGTGCGACCTGCGCGTCGGCCATCCCGGCGTCACCATGGGCCAGCCCGAGATCAACTCCGGCATCGCCTCGACCACCGGCCCCTGGATCATGCGCGAGCTGATCGGGCTCGGCCGCACCATCGACCTGACGCTGACCGGACGGATGATGGATGCCGAGGAATGCTTCCGTATCGGCGTGATCAACCGGCTCGTGCCGCAGGAGCAGGTGATGGCGGCTGCGCTGGAACTCGCCACCGAGCTCGCCGGCAAGCCGCCTGTTGCGATGCGCCTCAACCGCGCGCGCTTCCGGGAGGTCACCGAGGCCGGCTTCCGCGATTGTCTGGCGGCCGGCATCCGCAACCAGCGCGAGGCCTACGCCACTGGCGAGCCGGCGCGGATGATGGAGGAATTCCTCGCCAAGCGCGCCGCCAAGAAGAGCGCCTGA
- a CDS encoding MFS transporter — protein sequence MGKVLNLTILCLSVVASLSVWFAATAAVADLISHGLMTSAQGGLLTSAVQAGFVVGTLASATLGLADRIQPKRLFATGCGIAGAATLLLPLVEPTGWAALGLRAVAGAAMAAVYPVGMKMAATWAKGDLGVLIGILVGSLSLGSASPHLVNGLIGTLPWTTVYLVAGSLALAAGALILAFREGEMRFAPTQFRFADIGEAWRSPQLRLANLGYLGHMWELYAMWAWIGAFLQHGPINLQGAKASMLVFLIIAAGLPGAVLAGLAADRFGRCATAAAAMVVSGLCALAIGPLASVAPALAIAITLVWGFAVVADSAQFSALAIEIAPRRLTGTMLTIQTCVGFLITIAAIQTLPWLLPFTGWNHAFALLAIGPFLGVLAMLKLRALRQSCSVS from the coding sequence ATGGGCAAGGTCCTCAACCTGACGATCCTGTGCCTCTCGGTGGTCGCCTCCCTGTCGGTCTGGTTTGCGGCGACGGCTGCCGTCGCCGATCTGATCAGCCATGGACTGATGACGAGTGCGCAGGGAGGCCTCCTCACATCTGCGGTCCAGGCGGGATTTGTCGTCGGCACGCTCGCCAGCGCCACTTTGGGCCTGGCCGACCGAATCCAACCCAAGCGTCTGTTTGCGACGGGATGCGGCATCGCAGGCGCCGCCACTCTGCTCCTGCCGCTCGTCGAGCCGACGGGCTGGGCCGCGCTTGGTCTGCGCGCCGTGGCGGGCGCCGCCATGGCGGCGGTCTATCCCGTCGGGATGAAGATGGCGGCCACCTGGGCCAAGGGCGATCTGGGCGTCCTCATCGGGATCCTTGTGGGCAGCCTGTCCCTCGGCTCTGCCTCACCGCATCTCGTGAACGGGCTGATCGGCACCTTGCCCTGGACGACCGTCTATCTCGTCGCCGGCAGTCTGGCCTTGGCGGCAGGGGCTCTCATCCTGGCCTTCCGCGAGGGGGAGATGCGGTTCGCGCCAACCCAGTTTCGGTTCGCCGATATCGGCGAGGCCTGGCGGTCGCCCCAGCTGCGCCTCGCCAATCTCGGCTATCTCGGCCATATGTGGGAACTCTACGCCATGTGGGCCTGGATCGGAGCGTTTCTCCAGCACGGCCCCATCAATCTCCAGGGTGCCAAGGCCAGCATGCTGGTCTTCCTGATCATCGCGGCAGGGCTCCCCGGCGCTGTGCTCGCAGGCCTTGCGGCGGATCGCTTTGGCCGTTGCGCGACCGCTGCCGCCGCTATGGTCGTCAGCGGCCTGTGCGCTCTCGCGATCGGCCCGCTGGCGAGCGTCGCACCGGCTCTGGCCATCGCGATCACCCTCGTCTGGGGCTTTGCCGTCGTCGCCGATTCCGCGCAGTTCTCGGCGCTCGCCATCGAGATCGCCCCGCGTCGACTGACGGGAACGATGTTGACGATCCAGACCTGCGTCGGCTTCCTGATCACGATCGCCGCTATTCAGACCTTGCCGTGGCTCCTGCCCTTTACCGGGTGGAACCACGCCTTTGCCCTGCTCGCAATCGGACCGTTTCTGGGTGTTCTCGCCATGTTGAAACTGCGAGCCCTCCGACAATCATGTAGCGTTTCCTGA